The Lolium perenne isolate Kyuss_39 chromosome 6, Kyuss_2.0, whole genome shotgun sequence genome segment gatccatatgcctcaactcatactttccggatacttaatcccacctttataaccacccatttacgcagtggcgtttgatgtaatcaaagtacctttccggtataagtgatttacatgatctcatggtcataaggactaggtaactatgtatcgaaagctcatagcaaataacttaatgacgagatcttatgctacgcttaattgggtgtatccattacatcattcatataatgacataaccttgttattaataacatccaatgttcatgatcacgaaaccatgatcatctattaatcaacaagctagttatacaagaggcttactagggactccttgttgttcacataacacacatgtatcaatgtttcggttaatacaattatagcatggtatgtaaatattatcataaacttaaagatatattataataaccattttattattgcctcttgggcatatctccaacaatattaCATGATAAAACCTTGTGTGAAACCTTTACGGTTAATTGTAATTTACATACCACGAAAATGTGTAAAGAAATTAGTTACATGTATTGGCTATTCTTTGTTACAAATAAAAAAATTCTTAAAATTACAGTGGAGAAATGTGTAAAAAGAACACTCCATGACGAATGTAAAAAACTGCATTTGTTTGTCTGCTCCTTACATGTCCAAAATAGCTAGAAAATACATATCACAAAGAGTATCTACCTAATGGAATTCTTTAGGATGCGTTCGGCCTCTCTACCACCTGAAAATCCACCACACTGCGAAAAAGGAAAATTAAACACCTAGGAAAAATAGAAATAGAGTAGGGATCAATCCGGCCTGGAGGGCTTGCTACTAGCATCTCGTAGGACAACAACTCTATGCAGATTGAGGGGACAAAGGAGCAATCATGCAGTGGTTTCTGCCAGAAAATCCTTCATGTCCACCTAAAAGCTAGAACACAATATCGAACACACATGAAATATTCAGGGAGCGCGACGGCTTTGTCGTAGAGAAACCCACCAAACTCTACGACCGGTAGATCCCCCCCACCAGACTCCCGCCTCGACGCCTCCCACCTCCCAAAACTGCCATCTTCCTGCCGATCCACCGACGAGCTCGACGGCACAGCTCGCCTCCCTCCGGCCCTCCCCTCCCCACCCTCCTCCCCCTCTCCACCCAACAGGTGAAGGATCGACTGAAAATGGAAATGGGAAATGGAAAGGGAGAAGGGGAATTCAGAATAACGTGCGGACAAACCCCCCTCACCGAGGCAAAAACCAAATTGGATCTTCCTGAAAAACCCGTTGAAAACCATTCAAGTTGTGCTCACACGGTCGACACAGCCAACACGAATCATAGAACACGGAATGGCGGCCAACGATTTGAATGTTGGTGAAAAGGATATCAGTCGACTGCCAGGTAGCGAAACCGATTTGACGCGGTGATGTTTTCAAGTGTTGTAATTACCTTCAGATGGCAGGTAGAGTATACCTTTTTTTCCATTTGTTGCAACACCGCGTTTCCATTCTGAAGTGCATTCTCcccattcttttttttttttgcgggagaTTCTCCCCATTCTTTGCATTGGTATAGTTAAGGTGTTGTACAACACTTCTTTGAATGTTGCACTACATATGTGTGCTTATAGTGTTATGTATACTAGTACCAAACCACAAGCTGGTGGTTTCTGTAATGTAAAAAATGGCGGGtggctttctttctttcttttatatTTTGTTTTCGAGGCTCCGTGACTTTGTTTACTAGCGGGCACATAGAGCTGGTCAGTCTGTCTACCGTCGTCTGGATTTGTCTTCGATCCGCTAAACAGCTACTGCAATCTGCTGAGAATTTTAGGATCCACCTAGCCAGCTAGTCTTTGTGAGCCACTGATTCGAAAATCCTACTTTTTTTTTCTCTACCCTCGGCGTTCTTAGGTTTCGCAAGATTCTAGATCATTGTGTTTGGAGGTTAATTTTGGATCAGCATTTGACAAACAACTTAACCGCAATGAAGTTTGTACAACCATTTTAAGTATCTTTGACGTGAGCTGCATGGAACACGGATGCATAACAATTGTGTGATCGATGCGCCGGTACAAAGCTTCCCCCAGCATTCGAGGGCCGAACCTATGCCCGAGCAGCCATGGCACTCTACCTGCTGCTCGTGCCTCTCCTTGCCATCATCCCCTTCCTGCTCAGACGCTCGGCGCCGCACGCGCATCTTCCGCCGGGGCCGTGGGCACTGCCGATGATCGGCCACCTGCACCACCTCGCCGGCGCGCTCCCGCACCGCGCCCTCCGCGACCTGGCCCGGCGGCACGGCCCGCTCATGCTGCTCCGCTTCGGCGAGGTCACGGCCGTGGTGGCCTCGTCCCCTGACGCGGCGCGCGAGATCATGAAGACGCACGACCCGGCCTTCGCGTCGCGCCCCGTCGGGCCCATGTCGCGCCTCTGGTTCCAGGGCTCCGAGGGCCTCGTCTTCGCGCCCTACGGCGACGGGTGGCGCCAGCTCCGCAAGATCTGCACCCAGGAGCTCCTCAGCGCACGCCGCGTCCACTCCTTCCGCCCCGTCCGCCAGGACGAGCTGCGCCGACTCCTCCGCTCCGTCGCCTCGCCGTCTTCATCGTCGTGTCCGGTGAACTTGACGGAGATCATAGCGGCGTACGTCGCGGACTCCACCGTGCGCGCCATCATCGGCAGCCGGCCGTTCAAGGGCCGCGACGCGTGCCTGAAACTGTTCGAGGACATGTTCCGCATGATGCCCGGGCTGAGCCTGCCGGACCTGTTCCCGTCCTCACGCATCGCGATGCTCATCAGCCGCGAGCCCGGCCGGATTAAGCGCTGCCGCCACGCGATGCTCGAGATCATGGACGCCGTCATCCAGGAGCACCGCGAGAGAAAAGCCACCGTCGGGGGAGAAGACGAGGACTTGGTCGACGTGCTCCTCGGGCTCCAGAAAGAAGTCGGCTCCCAGCACCCGCTCACCACAGAGAACATCAAATTCGTCATGATTGTAAGGTCTTCCGGTGATCCAACACAACAACCTCCAATCTCCACGCTATGTTATGCATGCGCACCACGGATCATTGATCTTCAGTTAATTCCTTTGTTGCTCTCACACGTGCAGGACATGTTCGCCGCCGGCAGCGAGACAGCGACGACGGCGCTGCAGTGGATGATGGCGGAGCTGATGCGGAACCCGAGAGTTCGGCACAAGGCGCAGGAGGAGGTCCGGCGGGAAATGGCCGGCCACCGCGAGGTATCGGAAGACAGCCTCGGCAACCTCCAGTACCTGCACATGGTCATCAAGGAGACGCTCCGCCTGCACGTGCCGGGGCCACTGCTGACCCTCCGGCAATGCCGCAACTCGTGCCAGGTGCTCGGGTACGACGTGCCCGAGGGCGCCACGGTGCTCGTGAACGCGTGGGCGATCGCCAGGGACCCCGCGCACTGGGACGCGCCGGAGGAGTTCGTGCCGGAGAGGTTCGAGCAGGATCAGCAGGGTGGCGGGAGGGACTTCAAGGGGACGGACTTCGAGTTCATACCGTTCGGATCCGGACGGAGGATGTGCCCCGGCATGACGTTCGGGCTGGCGCACATCGAGCTCGCGCTCGCCGCGCTGCTGTTCCACTTCGACCTGGAGCTGCCCGGTGGCGTGGACGCGGCGGGGTTGGACATGACGGAGGAGGCTGGCATCACCACGCGGAGGAAGTCCGACCTTCTCGTGCTCGCTACCACCCGCGTTCCTGTACCAGCAAAGTAGACCTTGCTACTTCGCTATTGGCAAAGTAAACAAAGCAGGAAATATATACTGTACAAACGGATCCATACATACAGTAGGTAAACTAAGATGCGAAAATGgtgaatggaacctgggtgcCCGCGCACCCATCTACGAAAAGTTAAAAAAATACTATTTAAAAGTTTtcaaaaaatgtgaagtaaatttttgcttgtagatattatgttgatacttactcgtgtgtgttttcacggaaaaataccattgtgtgtgacctacacaaaaaatgacaaaatgcaaaTTCCTATTCATGTGAATAGTACAAATTCATGTTCACTATTCTTATTtggacattttgtcatttttatgcaggccACACGCATTGATGttttttcgtgaaaactcacacgagtaagtatcaacataatatgtacatgcaaaaatttacttcacatttttttgaaacttttaaatagcatttttttgaacttaTTGTAAATGGATGCGCGCGCACCCACGTTCCATTCGTCCGGATCGAACTAAGATGTTCTTATTTCAAAATCGATTATGCTATATATTGATTCTCTATACCCATGCGTGAAATGCATACAAAAAGTCATTCTAGACATAGCACTAGTAGAGAACAGAGTTTTCGTGGAAGCCTTTTGTCGCGAACGcatctgcacccgcgacaaatgacctggccacgtcgccccgaaacccttTGGAGCGATCCGGGCCTTTTGTCGcgtccttttgtcgcgggccgtattacgacccgcgacaaaaggggtctgaggGTTGGCGCCTCCTGCTGGCggcaaatcctatacaccgaccaggtcggtgtatacGGATCGCCGCACACCCTCCCCGAGCATGGGCCAGGCCCATATAGCACGTTAGTTTTTTCCGTTTGCTGTGGTTTTTCCTTTTTtcagtttctgctgttttttgcggtttctcttttctgttttcttttttcctttttttgttaTCATTTTCTGTGTTTATTTTTTTATCGTTTTATTTTTCTGCTCGAAAATAATTTtcgaaaattttcaaattttaaaaatgttcaagtttgaaaaatgttcatatttgaaacttgaacagattttaaaatttgaacaattttaaaatctgaacaaattttgaagtttgaacaaattttgagttTTGAACAAATTTTTAGTTCTGAacgaatttcaaaatttgaacaaaatttgaTTTTGAATGAATTTTCGAAATTTGAATTATTTTCGGATTTTGAACAATTTCTGAATTTTTGAACAGATTTTGATATTTTTAATGATtttcgaattttaaataaattttgaattttgaacgattttcaatttttttaaaaatagaATCGTACATTTAGAAGATCTGTATACAGAAAATTGTGAACAAATTTTAGAAACAGAAAAACGTTAGGTTTTTAAAACAGAATTGTAaatagaaaaaaaggaaaaaagaaaaaaacagaaaaaacagaaaaaacattACCTTGTGGGCCACAGCCCAATTAATAGCCGCCGGGTCGGAGGGGTGTGCGGCACCCCGTTCGCACCGACCCGGTCGGTATATAGAGCCTCCCCCTGCTGGCACCCCTTTTGACGCGGGTCgttatacggcccgcgacaaaagggccatgcctatatatatacacacagtcAGCCCACCCCACCTCCCTACATTATTTTTCCTTTGTGGTGAAAGGTGGGGGTtatgctacctctttttttcttcatgtgcacaagaggtgtttgatgaaatgtttgtgagggatgtcacttgattttatttgataagatttctcctccttttgatcctaaaaggttagcaactattttctcgtatacataattcgtacaatactaattttagcaaggtgattgcatctgatacataattgtacttatgatgcagatgagtcatccatggatgtacggtaaccgatgtgctcccgctttcagagagggcgtgaattctttcctgtttgtgaccgaggccaacaagtcgaagcaaggttttatgtgttgtccatgtctgaaatgtaagaacgagaaggattactcttgctcaagagacattaagagccacctgctttggtttggattcatgtccagctataatgtttggaccaagcacagagaagaaggggttatgatggaagacggtgatgaagaagaagataacgatgaccagtaccgatatatgttctctgaatgcgatgataccgcaatggaagacaatgaagaagaaggaggtgaagaacaggcaccagatgatcctgttgatgatgatcttcgtcgggccatttctggtgcaagaagagactgtggcacggataaggagaggttgcagttcgacaagatgttagaggatcaccacaaattgttgtacccaggttgtgaagatgggcagagaaagctgggtagcatattggaattgctgaaatggaaggcagagatcggtgtgactgactcgggatttcaaaaattgatgataatattaaagaagttgtttccaataaataacgaattgcccgtcagtacgtatgaagcaaagaagcttgtctgtcctctaggattagatgtgcagaagatacatgcatgcattaatgactgtatcctctaccgcggtgagaagtacgagaatgtgaataaatgcccgatatgcggtgcattgcggtataagatcagaaaagatgaccctggttatgttgagggcgagccatccaggaagagggttcctgcgaaggtgatgtggtatgctcccataataccacggttgaaacgtttgtttagaaacaaagagcatgccaagttgttgcgatggcacatggaagaacgtaagaaagacgcgatgttgaggcacctcgctgatggtcggcagtggagaaacatcgggagagagttcccggattttgcaggtgaggcaaggaacttatggtttggtctaagtacagatgacatgaatccttttggggagcagagctgcagtcacagcacatggcccgtgactctatgtatctacaaccttcctccttggttgtgcatgaagcgcaagttcattatgatgtcagtgcttatccaaggcccaaagcaacccggtaaCAACATTGatatgtacctaaggccattagttgatgaactttttgagttgtgggccaaaccaggttgaCTATAAGATTTTCCTATTTTATTTGGGAGCACCTAGAGATCAGTCGCCTGAGACTTAATAAGTCTCAGTCGCTGACAAGAAAAAATGATATGTGCAGCCATTTAAGACATAAGAAAAATCTTAGTAGCAATTTACGCGTAACAAGAAAAAACACGGTTGTAACCCACATGTAAGTGGAAATTCTTAGTTGCAACGCATGCGTAACTGGAAAAATGCCAGTTGCAACCCACATGTATGTGGAAATTCTTAGTTGCAACATATGCGCAACTGGAAAAATCTcagttgaaaaaaaaaatcagttgcAACCCACATGTAAGTGGAAATTCTTAGTTGCGACGCAGGCGTAACtggaaaaatctcagttgcaaccacATGTATGTGGAAATTCTTAGTTGCAACATATACCTAACTGGAAAAATCTCTGTTGCAACGCTCAGGCAATTGGAAAAAAATCAGTTGCAATCCACATGTAACcgaaaaaatctcagttgcaacccacaTGTAACTGGAAATATGTCGTTTGCAACACACGTGCAACTGGAGTGCGCAGCGTAAGAGGTTCCATGGGAGAGAGAAAGACGCCTTGTAGATAAGAACCGTCACCATGAACCCACTCCACAAGCCCACTCCACGAGGCCCGCAAAAAACAAGTCAGCGCTCTTACGCGTCGGGCCAACAATAACACAAAAACACACAAACAGCCCAAAAGTTAGAGCACGGATCTACAAGCACAAAATACAACTCTGCAAGGGCTCGACTTAAACTTATTAAGTATCAGACGCCTGATTTCCAGCAAATCCGATTTTATTTCAGGATGGATTGCACTAGCTGTTGGATCTGATTTTGATTTTCTCTACACAcgctaaatcttaaccagaaaacAGATGGCATCAACTTAAAAACATAATAAAATCTATGGCGACATTACTCCAAGGAGGGGAAATCCCGGCCTTCACATTTATGGATGAACACAACAAGATTTAATTACCAAAAAAAATGTCTCAAGCATTTAAATGTGtctagaaaacaaaacaaaaaaactcaAATTTGTGTGGGGGGCAGGTTTGTGCTTTAGTTTCGGCAATTAATTTTTATTAAGATTACAACTCTAAAAAAATTGCAGGCTATCTAAAGATCGACACACATAGATTCGGGGTTCTATTGACTGATGTAGGTTGCACAGGCTACATGCAACCATTCTAAAAGACTACAAAGATGCATTTTGTGTTATTTGTTTAGAAGATGGTTGATTCGGGTTGCCACTCTCAGCTACCTTTGAACCGTGATCTTTGTTGATCTAAACTATGCAATACGATTAAGTTTATGTATCCTTTAGATGGAGTGGTCGGTTCTATGCTCCCCTTTGGAAAGAAAATAATATGAATGTGTCAGTTGAGTTGCTCAATACACTACCCACCCATACAAAATGTAAAAATAATAATCTTAAAGCTAATATATATGAATTGATTCATATATAGTTGTAACCTGCACCTCGTATCCTTTTTAGCGACCTAACTTTAATGATTGGAGAGCAATACGACGAGACGTGGTGAGGCACGATGGTTGATGCGCTGCCAACTCATCATGCTCTCATCATCATCATGATATCTGTTTTTTCATGAAAAAACAGAGCTCTCGTTGTCATTGTTTGCTCGAAAAATAAtcttctacaaaatatgagcaagTATGCATAAATGTCACAATACATCCTTATTTTCCTCAAAAAAATTACTACTTGTATCATACGCAAATAACACAAGATAGATGGAAAAGTTGAATATGTATAAGATCGGAAATAATGGTCATATTTGTATATTGTGACGCCCCAAaatcggtaccatgaggatcccagcgaatccgccgaaatccgcacgatatcgattttaggagacgcaccaccaagcgcctcgtacacgccgaagcatgcacgcgatgcgggtggaatcaatcacgagaggtaacattacaacatgattacaatagagcccacaagatacagatatattacagcaacgactccaacgagtcaagatacaaatagatacatacaaagatccaaatcatacagaagaccaaatacatccgagtgcggacaagatacaaattggactaagagtcctgaagataaacgatggcgtccataaccacgcccgaggccaagccggaagggtaaccttgctagcgtcgtcttcatcgaacatatcttcatacctgcccggttatatcccgtagaagcagcaataagtacgggttcgtacttaacaagacttcaagacgtataagcattcgtcaaccagtcgtcctttgtacttgaggcacgcaggggacttagaggacgcaagaggaacgtcataggcaatatggtggggttaagcggcagcgcgcaagcactaaaaacctatagagacactctacaacagtcgtctaaacagagaagatgagagagcgtaactaacagttctatactctgcaaacataacacagccgatatgttcccccttcgccaagaagtactGGCAAAGGCGCTCACactgttgacaagttttaaccatttattattagagttgCGCTAAGTTACTACACCAGTTATTATGATTGAAGCAacatgtgtaagttgtctatggtcgagtcatacagctccaagtcgtccataaccgcggacgcggcttatcgataagattttaccctgcaggggtgcccaaatgtgcccacacgcacgatcaaaccacttacgacaggtggaaatcacgactcgcactctccttcacgacaacaatgtccaggaagccacctaactaagttaaacccgtgtcgaagtccggccgtatctccgaagcggacctagctgtttgcgacagcgtactaggtggtttaaacacacagggggcgataaaccacttcggCCCGGCTCacgcgacctatacgtgcataccgaaacaagggatacaaggcacccgggggcttcccaaaataaataagtaacaggtggcatgcacgcaacaacaaatggtaaaacattacgaactagttgtggccaccttTGGACAAAGTTGTAGATTCCGTGAGTGGTCGAGGGAGACCcagaagcatacccacgtgtggttagagcgctcagtctcggaacagataacaagaactcggggtcctaggttttaaggaaacacaagtgagccgtcataaaacgagcaactgacccaccgatgcctccgcttaacaattattaacaagtaaccatgatttcctcaacagatataaccacgtagcatgtgtcatgattcccaacagataaccgataagatagcgataacggtaacgagatataacagcactagcatgcactacgactcgcaaggcagacccgataccaAACAATAGccataggtggttggtggaggcaatatgggctgcttgaggtaacaagtggaagggacacgtgacaagaacgcaacttaaggatagcatgagggagaaggcaaaataaaataggtgagcgacttctgcgggCGGGGAGTATAAGGGAAATGCTTGCTGTTATAGCTTCTTTGAGGAACATcctgagaactcgtcgtatctcaccacaccacttcgtgatcctatccggaagAAGCAAATctttggaacacacaacgtatgcaagtcttactactacggataaagaagatccaagatgatcaagatgatatgcatgacatggcaaagatgatgcgatgcaatttatccaaattaagcgggatcagaacccggacaaacaattagggttgaagttgcattttctaccgtcaaagttaagtgttgattagcatggtaaGACATGACaaaggtgagctacttcaatattaaacggagcggggaaaccatatgtggatatccgaaatactccgcatatatgtgaggtgaattACGCAAACTATCAAGGCGTGACATGATGCgatatgcaaacagatgaatggatggcatattagtGTTCAACACATTTTTCTGGTTGAAAAACATATAAAACACTTTCTGTTTTGATTTACGGTTTAAAAGATATGATTTAGGTAAGAATTACACAATTCATGCATTTCAGAAAACAGTAAACGTGCAGAAATTTTGTAACACAAGAGAGGCTAGCCGTAGCCACTGACCTGCGGAGGGCAGGGGCGACTAGGCGCTGACAGGGAGCAAAGTGCTGCTGCGCTGGGGCTACGAACTGATCCCGGCtatcagcagaaaaacaaagaacagATTATTAAAAAGGAGGCCTTGCATGACTTGGGATTGAACACAGGATCACACGGATGCATGGAAGAGAACGAACCAGTACGCCTGGCTTCAGATCACGTCGATTTGGAATGCTCAATTTAATTGAGCGAACAAGGCAGAGACTTGTCTCATTAGCCGGCCTGGTTAAACAAATGCACAAAAAGGGTTGGCTTTGATTAGCCCGAGTGGGGACTTAACCCAGGAACCTCACGACTGAAACAAAGGAACAGAGCAGATGATCTAGAGCACAGACGTTCAGATTGTATAGACGCAAGATAGTATGGATTGAGCGGATGCAGAGACTTGCCCATGCACGACGCGGATGCAGAGGTAGGGACGCTGTCGGGCGACGGAAACAGACGGAGCCGGCCGGCCGGAGGCGTCGACGGCGTTCTGCGCTTTGCCATGCCGTGGCTTGGATACCGGCGTTCGTTACTGGCTTGCTGCATGCGTGAAAGCGAAAACAAAATCATCACGAGTTGAAGCTCCTTTCCATCCCGACCATGCACGGGACGAAAACAAACGGAGAGATAAAGCTAGATTGCTGCTCACTGTGAAGGGGATGAAGTGGAGCACCACGTCCTGGAGAAACCGGAGGGAGTTGGCGACAAAGACACCGAGAGAAACAGCCAGGCACTCGCAGTTGCTGAAGGCGGACATGGTCGTGGACGTCCGGGTCGACGGCGGCAGGGACGGCACGGAGAAGAGCACAGGCGGCGCTCTGGAAAACGAGGCGCACCGCTGCAAGGTCGGGGACGACGACACGGACGTCAGCGACATCCTGGAGGTCATGGCGACGGCGCGGAGCAGCGCCTGGACGCAGAGAGGAAGATCGGCGCGTCGGGGCTCGAAGGGAACGCGGGCAGACGAAGGCGCGGTGCAGAACTTGGAT includes the following:
- the LOC127309690 gene encoding premnaspirodiene oxygenase — its product is MALYLLLVPLLAIIPFLLRRSAPHAHLPPGPWALPMIGHLHHLAGALPHRALRDLARRHGPLMLLRFGEVTAVVASSPDAAREIMKTHDPAFASRPVGPMSRLWFQGSEGLVFAPYGDGWRQLRKICTQELLSARRVHSFRPVRQDELRRLLRSVASPSSSSCPVNLTEIIAAYVADSTVRAIIGSRPFKGRDACLKLFEDMFRMMPGLSLPDLFPSSRIAMLISREPGRIKRCRHAMLEIMDAVIQEHRERKATVGGEDEDLVDVLLGLQKEVGSQHPLTTENIKFVMIDMFAAGSETATTALQWMMAELMRNPRVRHKAQEEVRREMAGHREVSEDSLGNLQYLHMVIKETLRLHVPGPLLTLRQCRNSCQVLGYDVPEGATVLVNAWAIARDPAHWDAPEEFVPERFEQDQQGGGRDFKGTDFEFIPFGSGRRMCPGMTFGLAHIELALAALLFHFDLELPGGVDAAGLDMTEEAGITTRRKSDLLVLATTRVPVPAK
- the LOC127308157 gene encoding uncharacterized protein isoform X2; amino-acid sequence: MTSRMSLTSVSSSPTLQRCASFSRAPPVLFSVPSLPPSTRTSTTMSAFSNCECLAVSLGVFVANSLRFLQDVVLHFIPFTQASNERRYPSHGMAKRRTPSTPPAGRLRLFPSPDSVPTSASASCMGRLMRQVSALFAQLN
- the LOC127308157 gene encoding uncharacterized protein isoform X1; its protein translation is MTSRMSLTSVSSSPTLQRCASFSRAPPVLFSVPSLPPSTRTSTTMSAFSNCECLAVSLGVFVANSLRFLQDVVLHFIPFTQASNERRYPSHGMAKRRTPSTPPAGRLRLFPSPDSVPTSASASCMGKSLHPLNPYYLASIQSERLCSRSSALFLCFSREVPGLSPHSG